Proteins from one Anopheles nili chromosome 2, idAnoNiliSN_F5_01, whole genome shotgun sequence genomic window:
- the LOC128722184 gene encoding clathrin light chain isoform X1 has product MDAFGDNFEQSEVDPAAEFLAREQNALAGLEDEIPPVATATNGSVNGDSAPKADSTGFENELNGSFEMINNADAHDPSSSADNNPNTEDDNDDFAGFTVPKQVTEEPEKIRKWREDQKTRLEEKDREEERKKDELREQARKELEDWYKHHEETISKTKAANRESAKNAEKQFVAETDEIEPGTEWERIAKLCDFNPKTNKSSKDISRMRSIILQLKQNPIQATKKV; this is encoded by the exons ATGGACGCATTCGGTGACAATTTCGAACAGTCGGAGGTCGATCCCGCCGCGGAGTTCCTGGCTCGGGAGCAAAATGCCCTCGCTGGGCTGGAGGATGAGATTCCGCCCGTGGCTACCGCGACCAATGGCTCGGTCAATGGGGATTCCGCACCGAAAGCAG ATTCGACAGGATTCGAAAACGAGCTAAACGGAAGCTTTGAAATGATCAATAATGCCGATGCGCACGATCCATCCTCTTCTGCCGATAATAATCCCAACACAG aagatgataatgatgattttGCAGGCTTTACAG TGCCAAAGCAGGTGACGGAGGAACCGGAAAAGATACGCAAATGGCGCGAGGATCAGAAGACGCGCCTGGAGGAAAAGGACCGCGAGGAGGAACGCAAGAAGGACGAATTGCGCGAGCAAGCACGCAAGGAACTGGAGGATTGGTACAAGCACCACGAGGAAACGATCTCGAAGACAAAAGCCGCCAACAG GGAATCGGCCAA AAACGCCGAAAAGCAGTTCGTGGCGGAAACGGACGAAATCGAACCGGGCACCGAGTGGGAACGGATTGCCAAGCTGTGCGATTTCAacccaaaaacgaacaaatcaAGCAAGGACATCTCTCGGATGCGCTCCATCATTCTGCAGCTGAAACAGAACCCAATTCAGGCCACCAAAAAGGTGTAA
- the LOC128722184 gene encoding clathrin light chain isoform X5 gives MDAFGDNFEQSEVDPAAEFLAREQNALAGLEDEIPPVATATNGSVNGDSAPKADDNDDFAGFTVPKQVTEEPEKIRKWREDQKTRLEEKDREEERKKDELREQARKELEDWYKHHEETISKTKAANRESAKNAEKQFVAETDEIEPGTEWERIAKLCDFNPKTNKSSKDISRMRSIILQLKQNPIQATKKV, from the exons ATGGACGCATTCGGTGACAATTTCGAACAGTCGGAGGTCGATCCCGCCGCGGAGTTCCTGGCTCGGGAGCAAAATGCCCTCGCTGGGCTGGAGGATGAGATTCCGCCCGTGGCTACCGCGACCAATGGCTCGGTCAATGGGGATTCCGCACCGAAAGCAG atgataatgatgattttGCAGGCTTTACAG TGCCAAAGCAGGTGACGGAGGAACCGGAAAAGATACGCAAATGGCGCGAGGATCAGAAGACGCGCCTGGAGGAAAAGGACCGCGAGGAGGAACGCAAGAAGGACGAATTGCGCGAGCAAGCACGCAAGGAACTGGAGGATTGGTACAAGCACCACGAGGAAACGATCTCGAAGACAAAAGCCGCCAACAG GGAATCGGCCAA AAACGCCGAAAAGCAGTTCGTGGCGGAAACGGACGAAATCGAACCGGGCACCGAGTGGGAACGGATTGCCAAGCTGTGCGATTTCAacccaaaaacgaacaaatcaAGCAAGGACATCTCTCGGATGCGCTCCATCATTCTGCAGCTGAAACAGAACCCAATTCAGGCCACCAAAAAGGTGTAA
- the LOC128722184 gene encoding clathrin light chain isoform X4, whose translation MDAFGDNFEQSEVDPAAEFLAREQNALAGLEDEIPPVATATNGSVNGDSAPKAEDDNDDFAGFTVPKQVTEEPEKIRKWREDQKTRLEEKDREEERKKDELREQARKELEDWYKHHEETISKTKAANRESAKNAEKQFVAETDEIEPGTEWERIAKLCDFNPKTNKSSKDISRMRSIILQLKQNPIQATKKV comes from the exons ATGGACGCATTCGGTGACAATTTCGAACAGTCGGAGGTCGATCCCGCCGCGGAGTTCCTGGCTCGGGAGCAAAATGCCCTCGCTGGGCTGGAGGATGAGATTCCGCCCGTGGCTACCGCGACCAATGGCTCGGTCAATGGGGATTCCGCACCGAAAGCAG aagatgataatgatgattttGCAGGCTTTACAG TGCCAAAGCAGGTGACGGAGGAACCGGAAAAGATACGCAAATGGCGCGAGGATCAGAAGACGCGCCTGGAGGAAAAGGACCGCGAGGAGGAACGCAAGAAGGACGAATTGCGCGAGCAAGCACGCAAGGAACTGGAGGATTGGTACAAGCACCACGAGGAAACGATCTCGAAGACAAAAGCCGCCAACAG GGAATCGGCCAA AAACGCCGAAAAGCAGTTCGTGGCGGAAACGGACGAAATCGAACCGGGCACCGAGTGGGAACGGATTGCCAAGCTGTGCGATTTCAacccaaaaacgaacaaatcaAGCAAGGACATCTCTCGGATGCGCTCCATCATTCTGCAGCTGAAACAGAACCCAATTCAGGCCACCAAAAAGGTGTAA
- the LOC128720660 gene encoding DPH4 homolog has translation MAQHNAAAQPNATHYDVLQVARNATLEEIRKSYQTLALRYHPDKRQTPTMRSGEGSNESDCFIRIDEAWKTLRDERLRRIYDAELMQQTCREEHFVNEVLTEEDFTRNEEESFSYHLCRCGGYYILPEETPIVEPIFVSCDECSLVVQIDPVKKNASK, from the coding sequence ATGGCACAACACAACGCAGCTGCACAACCGAATGCGACTCACTATGACGTGCTGCAAGTGGCCCGGAATGCTACACTCGAGGAAATACGAAAATCATATCAAACCCTGGCCCTGCGGTACCACCCGGACAAGAGGCAAACACCGACCATGCGTTCCGGCGAAGGTTCAAACGAATCGGACTGCTTTATTCGAATAGACGAGGCTTGGAAAACGCTGCGTGATGAGCGGTTGAGGCGGATTTACGATGCCGAACTGATGCAGCAGACCTGCCGTGAGGAACATTTTGTTAATGAGGTTCTTACGGAGGAGGATTTCACTAGAAACGAAGAGGAGAGCTTCAGTTATCATCTATGTAGATGCGGCGGGTACTACATTTTGCCCGAGGAAACTCCGATCGTAGAACCGATATTTGTCTCCTGTGACGAATGTTCACTCGTTGTGCAAATTGATCCTGTTAAAAAGAATGCTTCTAAATAA
- the LOC128732193 gene encoding NHL repeat-containing protein 2, which produces MHILPNLKRLEHMYPIEEGLTVIGVHSAKFRNEKDSNNIRAAVERYEISHPVVNDNVSAMWRKLRVQCWPTLMILGPRANPLFVIMGEGNFEDLKLYISSAIRFYKDKGEIQRHSLPINLSQTAAMASNMKFPGKIARSVTSDGSEDQLYAVSDSGNHRILIIDAAGSVLHKIGGKQSGFVDGNFAKARFNAPQGVAFQGSDVVFVADNENHAIRRIDLKTRSVSTVAGNGTQGNDRTGGKGGREQLLSSPWDVAVYSTRDLDMSFHADDSRAPSKDVLLVAMAGIHQIWAVFLEDTIWWKLKKYSAGTCWAIAGSGHEQNRNTSYPHSAAFAQPSGLAINREAKEMYLADSESSAIRKISLHDGKVMAVAGGDRNPLDLFAFGDVDGKQYAAKFQHPLGVAYNSQDGCVYLADTYNHKIKKIDVSTNSATTCEFREANGAIKRFNEPAGLCFDASGQLLYIADTNNHELLVANLADGSIRPLKLNFRVPEELDSTLDGGKPTTITLKPAHPIKLPSGASSSSLCVTLNLNFLEPTTKLTDGAPQRWSLELPSTEWHCEPKNGTVDGSSLELRITSPERVISPSNENGNNDEDDQIMVNFKLNLCEGDICFPKEFSVQLELRYGSVEGFVTGDHYDAQETYELQLSRAKVQLHQV; this is translated from the exons ATGCACATTCTACCGAACCTGAAGCGGCTGGAGCATATGTACCCGATCGAGGAGGGGCTGACCGTGATCGGGGTGCACAGCGCGAAGTTCCGCAACGAGAAGGACTCCAACAACATCCGCGCTGCGGTCGAGCGATATGAAATTTCACACCCCGTCGTGAACGACAATGTGTCGGCAATGTGGCGCAAACTGCGGGTCCAGTGTTGGCCCACGCTGATGATCCTCGGGCCGCGTGCCAACCCACTGTTCGTGATAATGGGCGAGGGAAACTTCGAGGATCTTAAGCTGTACATCAGCAGTGCGATTCGGTTCTACAAGGATAAGGGTGAAATTCAGCGCCACTCGCTACCGATCAATCTGTCGCAAACGGCGGCGATGGCGTCCAACATGAAGTTCCCCGGCAAAATCGCCCGTTCGGTGACTTCCGATGGCAGCGAGGATCAGCTTTATGCCGTATCGGATTCGGGCAACCATCGAATACTCATCATTGACGCTGCTGGCAGCGTGCTGCATAAGATTGGTGGCAAGCAGAGCGGATTCGTTGATGGCAACTTCGCAAAGGCTCGCTTCAATGCGCCACAAGGCGTCGCGTTTCAGGGATCGGATGTGGTGTTCGTAGCGGACAACGAAAACCACGCTATCCGGAGGATTGATCTGAAGACGCGATCCGTCAGCACCGTCGCAGGGAATGGAACTCAGGGCAACGATCGTACGGGTGGCAAGGGAGGACGCGAACAGTTACTGTCCTCACCGTGGGACGTGGCGGTATATTCGACACGGGATTTGGATATGTCCTTCCACGCTGACGATTCGAGAGCACCGTCGAAGGACGTGTTGCTGGTGGCTATGGCAGGGATTCACCAGATTTGGGCCGTCTTTCTGGAGGACACGATCTGGTGGAAACTTAAGAAATACAGTGCCGGCACGTGCTGGGCGATTGCGGGAAGCGGTCACgagcaaaatcgcaacactTCGTACCCGCACAGTGCCGCCTTTGCGCAACCTTCGGGACTCGCAATCAACCGTGAAGCAAAAGAGATGTATCTGGCGGACAGCGAGAGTTCGGCGATCAGAAAAATCTCGCTCCACGATGGAAAGGTTATGGCCGTTGCCGGTGGAGATCGTAACCCTCTG GACCTCTTTGCGTTTGGAGATGTGGATGGGAAGCAGTACGCGGCCAAGTTTCAGCATCCGCTAGGTGTCGCGTACAATTCGCAGGACGGTTGCGTTTACCTTGCTGATACGTACAATCACAAGATAAAGAAAATCGACGTCAGCACGAACAGCGCAACGACGTGCGAGTTTCGGGAGGCAAATGGGGCAATCAAGCGCTTTAACGAACCGGCAGGTCTCTGTTTCGATGCTTCCGGCCAGCTGTTGTACATCGCCGACACCAACAACCACGAGCTTCTGGTTGCTAATCTCGCCGACGGCAGCATCCGTCCGTTGAAGCTTAACTTCCGCGTACCGGAAGAGCTCGACAGTACGCTGGACGGCGGCAAACCAACCACCATCACTCTTAAACCGGCCCATCCGATCAAGCTACCCTCCGGTGCTTCCAGCAGTTCACTATGTGTGACGCTTAATCTAAACTTCCTCGAACCGACTACCAAGCTTACGGATGGTGCTCCGCAACGCTGGTCCCTTGAACTACCCTCGACGGAGTGGCACTGCGAACCTAAAAACGGTACGGTTGATGGTTCTTCCCTTGAGCTACGTATAACATCCCCGGAACGGGTAATATCCCCATCGAATGAGAATGGAAacaacgacgaagacgacCAGATAATGGTCAACTTTAAGCTAAACCTCTGCGAAGGAGACATCTGTTTTCCGAAGGAATTCAGCGTCCAGTTAGAACTCCGGTACGGTTCTGTCGAGGGTTTTGTAACCGGAGATCACTATGACGCACAGGAAACGTACGAGCTGCAATTATCGCGAGCAAAAGTACAGCTACACCAAGTCTAG
- the LOC128722184 gene encoding clathrin light chain isoform X6: MDAFGDNFEQSEVDPAAEFLAREQNALAGLEDEIPPVATATNGSVNGDSAPKAVPKQVTEEPEKIRKWREDQKTRLEEKDREEERKKDELREQARKELEDWYKHHEETISKTKAANRESAKNAEKQFVAETDEIEPGTEWERIAKLCDFNPKTNKSSKDISRMRSIILQLKQNPIQATKKV; encoded by the exons ATGGACGCATTCGGTGACAATTTCGAACAGTCGGAGGTCGATCCCGCCGCGGAGTTCCTGGCTCGGGAGCAAAATGCCCTCGCTGGGCTGGAGGATGAGATTCCGCCCGTGGCTACCGCGACCAATGGCTCGGTCAATGGGGATTCCGCACCGAAAGCAG TGCCAAAGCAGGTGACGGAGGAACCGGAAAAGATACGCAAATGGCGCGAGGATCAGAAGACGCGCCTGGAGGAAAAGGACCGCGAGGAGGAACGCAAGAAGGACGAATTGCGCGAGCAAGCACGCAAGGAACTGGAGGATTGGTACAAGCACCACGAGGAAACGATCTCGAAGACAAAAGCCGCCAACAG GGAATCGGCCAA AAACGCCGAAAAGCAGTTCGTGGCGGAAACGGACGAAATCGAACCGGGCACCGAGTGGGAACGGATTGCCAAGCTGTGCGATTTCAacccaaaaacgaacaaatcaAGCAAGGACATCTCTCGGATGCGCTCCATCATTCTGCAGCTGAAACAGAACCCAATTCAGGCCACCAAAAAGGTGTAA
- the LOC128722184 gene encoding clathrin light chain isoform X3, producing the protein MDAFGDNFEQSEVDPAAEFLAREQNALAGLEDEIPPVATATNGSVNGDSAPKADSTGFENELNGSFEMINNADAHDPSSSADNNPNTVPKQVTEEPEKIRKWREDQKTRLEEKDREEERKKDELREQARKELEDWYKHHEETISKTKAANRESAKNAEKQFVAETDEIEPGTEWERIAKLCDFNPKTNKSSKDISRMRSIILQLKQNPIQATKKV; encoded by the exons ATGGACGCATTCGGTGACAATTTCGAACAGTCGGAGGTCGATCCCGCCGCGGAGTTCCTGGCTCGGGAGCAAAATGCCCTCGCTGGGCTGGAGGATGAGATTCCGCCCGTGGCTACCGCGACCAATGGCTCGGTCAATGGGGATTCCGCACCGAAAGCAG ATTCGACAGGATTCGAAAACGAGCTAAACGGAAGCTTTGAAATGATCAATAATGCCGATGCGCACGATCCATCCTCTTCTGCCGATAATAATCCCAACACAG TGCCAAAGCAGGTGACGGAGGAACCGGAAAAGATACGCAAATGGCGCGAGGATCAGAAGACGCGCCTGGAGGAAAAGGACCGCGAGGAGGAACGCAAGAAGGACGAATTGCGCGAGCAAGCACGCAAGGAACTGGAGGATTGGTACAAGCACCACGAGGAAACGATCTCGAAGACAAAAGCCGCCAACAG GGAATCGGCCAA AAACGCCGAAAAGCAGTTCGTGGCGGAAACGGACGAAATCGAACCGGGCACCGAGTGGGAACGGATTGCCAAGCTGTGCGATTTCAacccaaaaacgaacaaatcaAGCAAGGACATCTCTCGGATGCGCTCCATCATTCTGCAGCTGAAACAGAACCCAATTCAGGCCACCAAAAAGGTGTAA
- the LOC128722184 gene encoding clathrin light chain isoform X2: MDAFGDNFEQSEVDPAAEFLAREQNALAGLEDEIPPVATATNGSVNGDSAPKADSTGFENELNGSFEMINNADAHDPSSSADNNPNTEDDNDDFAGFTVPKQVTEEPEKIRKWREDQKTRLEEKDREEERKKDELREQARKELEDWYKHHEETISKTKAANRNAEKQFVAETDEIEPGTEWERIAKLCDFNPKTNKSSKDISRMRSIILQLKQNPIQATKKV, encoded by the exons ATGGACGCATTCGGTGACAATTTCGAACAGTCGGAGGTCGATCCCGCCGCGGAGTTCCTGGCTCGGGAGCAAAATGCCCTCGCTGGGCTGGAGGATGAGATTCCGCCCGTGGCTACCGCGACCAATGGCTCGGTCAATGGGGATTCCGCACCGAAAGCAG ATTCGACAGGATTCGAAAACGAGCTAAACGGAAGCTTTGAAATGATCAATAATGCCGATGCGCACGATCCATCCTCTTCTGCCGATAATAATCCCAACACAG aagatgataatgatgattttGCAGGCTTTACAG TGCCAAAGCAGGTGACGGAGGAACCGGAAAAGATACGCAAATGGCGCGAGGATCAGAAGACGCGCCTGGAGGAAAAGGACCGCGAGGAGGAACGCAAGAAGGACGAATTGCGCGAGCAAGCACGCAAGGAACTGGAGGATTGGTACAAGCACCACGAGGAAACGATCTCGAAGACAAAAGCCGCCAACAG AAACGCCGAAAAGCAGTTCGTGGCGGAAACGGACGAAATCGAACCGGGCACCGAGTGGGAACGGATTGCCAAGCTGTGCGATTTCAacccaaaaacgaacaaatcaAGCAAGGACATCTCTCGGATGCGCTCCATCATTCTGCAGCTGAAACAGAACCCAATTCAGGCCACCAAAAAGGTGTAA